The following DNA comes from Mycolicibacterium aromaticivorans JS19b1 = JCM 16368.
CGAGCCGGGGGATCAACCATCCTCGAGCAAGCGCGCCAAGATGTCCGGGTAGTAGAGGTGAGCCAGGAAGTGCCCGCCGGGTCGCTCGTACAGGGTCGCGCCGGGAATGCGACGGGCCAGTTCGGGCGGCCAGGCGCGGTCGACCAGTTCGTCCTGCTGACCGCCCCAGACGTCGGTCGGGACGGTGATCTGCTCGGGGGCGAAACCCCACGGTCGCAGCCATGTCCGGTAGTCCTCGGCGACGCCATCGGGTCGGCGCAGTGCCTCGGCCGACATCCGGGCGAACTCGTCGTAGCCCTCGTCGCGCACCACGGCGGCGTCCGCGGTGCCCAGCTGGCCGGCGGCGAGGCGCCCGTATAGCGCGGGCGCCCGTCGCGCGGTCAGCGCCATTGCGGCGAAGCACGGTGTGACCAGCCGTGGCGCCCGTTGCGACAGCCGGGTGTAGATCCGGTCGAACGCCGGCAGGCGCGCGAACACTCCCGGCTCGGTCAGCGGCAGCGCCCCGGCGATGATCGCCACCCTCCGCACCCGCTCTGGCAGCGCCCAGGCCAGTGCTGCCGCGTACTGGCCCCCCATCGACCAGCCCATCGCGGCGAATCGCCCGACGGCGAGCTGGTCCATCAGGTCGGCCACGTCGTCGGCCCAGTCCAGGAGGGTGCGGCCGGGCCGCGGATCGGATCCACCGATTCCGGGCCGGTCCGGCGAGATCAGCCGGACGCCGGCCGTGCGCGCCGCGGCGTCGGCGGCGGCCACATCCAGCCGGCAGGCCAGTCCGCCGTGGGCGTTGACGACGACCTCGCCGTCGGGCGCGCCGTACTGCGCGTAACACACCGCCCGCCCGTCACGTAGTCGTGCGGTGAGGCTCTCGGCGGGTGCGCGCATCGTCGGTCGCTTTCTCTTCAGCCGGATACTGGCCCCGCAGCTCGGCCGGGCCGGTCGCCATTCTTCAGCGCAATGCAACGCGGGCCGAAAGTCACTGCCCGGCAATACTTGTGCGGTATCTGTCGGTGTCCGGCGGCGCATCATCGAAGTGACTTGGTGACCTGTGCGAAATTGAACTGCCAGCGTTCGACGATGCGGAAGCCGAATCGGTAGGGCACCTGGTAGGCCATCGCC
Coding sequences within:
- a CDS encoding alpha/beta fold hydrolase; this encodes MRAPAESLTARLRDGRAVCYAQYGAPDGEVVVNAHGGLACRLDVAAADAAARTAGVRLISPDRPGIGGSDPRPGRTLLDWADDVADLMDQLAVGRFAAMGWSMGGQYAAALAWALPERVRRVAIIAGALPLTEPGVFARLPAFDRIYTRLSQRAPRLVTPCFAAMALTARRAPALYGRLAAGQLGTADAAVVRDEGYDEFARMSAEALRRPDGVAEDYRTWLRPWGFAPEQITVPTDVWGGQQDELVDRAWPPELARRIPGATLYERPGGHFLAHLYYPDILARLLEDG